In Tessaracoccus sp. MC1865, the DNA window AGCTTGTCGGACTGCACGCGGGCGCTGAGCTTCTCGCCGCCGAAGTTCAGGGCGGTGATCTGGGTGGTGCCGGTCTCCAGTTCGTTGACCATCACGAGCAGTGCCTTGTCGCCCACCTCGGGCACGTCCACCAGGGCGCCGGTGGGCAGGCCGTTGCGCTTGCGCACCTTGAGGACGGCGGCGAGCCGGCTCGCGAACGACGTCTCGCGCTTCAACTGGTCCGGCACGGAGCCGTACAGCGCGCGGGCGCGCGGCATGCCGCTCGCCGACTTCTTCGCGTCGGGGGCCACTCCCAGCAGGTCGTAGGCGCCGCGCTCGATCCACCGGGTGTCGCCCATGGCGGTGAGGGCCTTGACCTCTTCGCGGTCCAGGGGCAGCGCGCCGACGAGGTCCCACCCGGAGAGGGCGAAGACGCCCGGCTGCCACGCGTTGAACATGCACAGCAGCAGGTGGGCGTTCGAGATGCGCCGCGCCTCGCTGTCGGAGATCGCGTCGAGGTCCGTGAACCCCAGCGAGGCCGCGACGATCGACGCGGTGGTGCTCGCGATGCCGTTGGTGGTGAACAGGGAGTTGTACGGGGCCGCCGGTCCCGTCAGCTTCTCCCGCATCGTCTCGCGCACGTGCTCGGCCAGCTCGCCGCCCGTGTAGGTCTGGCCGCCGAGGGTGTACTCGTCGTCGCGGTGCGTGGTGGTGAAGTGGACCAGCTCGTAGGTGAGTTCGTCGTGGTTCTGCATGGCGTGCACGAGCGACGCCTGGTCGATGCCCAGGCGCATGGCTTCGCGCAGCACGAGCCGCAGGAACTCGGTGTCGCCCGTCGCCAGGGAGAACTGGGCGGCGGGGCGCGTGATGAAGTCGTAGGAGAGGTCAGGGCCGACGGTGCCCGTGCGGGCGATGTCGTCGATGGAGAGGTTCAGCTCCTGGAACGTGAAGCCTCCCACCTTGCGCACGAGTGAGCCGATCAGCTGGTTGGCGGCCAGCGACAGCGGGTGGCCCTCGGACCAGGCGGGGGAGCCGAACGTCTTCTCGACGCCCAGGAACCCGTTGGCGTCCAGCCGGAGGCCGCGGGAGCCGAGGTCCAGCTGCGAGTGCAGCGCGTCGCCCATCACCAGCCGCATGCCGGCACACGTCGGGTCGAGCCAGTTGATGGTGGGCTGCCCCTCCTTGAAGTAGTGGAGGTAGACCCAGCGCCGCTCGACGCCCTTGTAGTCGACGATCGGGGGCGTGCAGGACCAGTTGGTCTCCTTGACCCCGGGCTCGTAGAAGATCACCCGCTGCAGCGCGCCGATGATCAGCCCCTCGTCGGACAGAGCCTGCTCGGCCTCGGGGGAGAGGTTGACCGAATCGCGGCCTTCGGGCACGTCGGGCAGCAGCGACCAGTGCTCCGGCGGGATGTCGACCATGTGGAAGACGCCGGGGTAGTCACGGTAGTTCAGTTCGGCGAGCCGGAAATCTGCGCCCTTGCCCGTGTGACCGGGGACGATGTCGTCGATGATGGTGCCGTGGTACTTTTGTGCGGTCTCGCACATCTCGCGAAACTCGGCCTCGTTGCCGAACAGCGGGTCGATGGCCATCGAGATCCGGTCGAAGTGGCCGTCCACCGACGGGGTGGGCTCCCAGCCGTGCAGGCCGCCGGCCAGCTTCACCGGGCCGGTGTGGACGGCCTCGATCCCGATGCTGGAGAAGGCCTCCCACAGTTCCTGGCTGCCGAGGGAGCCGAGGAAGGACTGCGCCCGGTCCGTCATGTGCGACAGCGGGTAGGCGGTGAACCACACCGAGGCCCGCTGCACCGCCGCGCGGGGGTCCGGGTGGGCGTAGGGGTGGGCCCACATCAGGTGCTTGCCGGCCACCTGGCGCGAGATCTGGTTGGCGTCGTGGAGCATGGATTGCTCCTCGAGCCACTCGACGTAGGCCCGGTTGGCGCCCGAGGCGGTGAACGGCGGGGCGATGGGCCCCTGGTCGTCGGAGCGACGGCGGGCGCGGGGCCGCAGCCGGGCTGGGCGGGCCGCGAACCGCTGCTGGTCGAAGCTTGCCTCGAGCAGTTCGTCGTCGTCGATCTGCTCGGGCACCGGGTTCTCAGGTGTCGTGGTCACCTGCCTTACGCTACCGGTCGCTCTGGCCGCCCAGCGCAGGTACGCATGTGCCGCCGCTTGCAGCAACGCTGCCACGAGGGTGCTGTCGGGGGAATAGACTGGTCGGAGACAAGGTTGAGTGATGTAGACTCAACTTTGAATTCAGTGCGCGGGACAGCGCTTTCTGAGAACTAACGAGGAGATCCAGCTACATGAACACGGAACGGCTCACGACGAAGTCGCGGGACGCCGTCACGGCGGCGGTCCGGCAGGCTCTCACCAACGGCAACCCCAACACCGAGCCCGTGCACCTGCTGCACGGACTCCTCCTGACTCCTGACAACACCGTCGGCGCACTGCTCGAGGCCGTCGGCGCCGGCGCGGCCCAGGTGGACGCGGCCGCTGTCGCCGCCATCAAGAAGTTGCCCTCCACGTCGGGCAGCTCGGTCAGCCAGCCCGCCCTGAGCGGGCCTTTCGCGCGCGTGCTCGCGGCTGCGGAGACGCTGGCGGATTCCCTCGGCGACGACTTCGTCGCCACCGAACACCTCCTCATCGGGCTGGCCACCATCGCCTCCGATGCAAAGACCATCCTGGACAACGCCGGCGTGACGGCAGACGCGCTGAAGGCCTCGTTCGAGGCCTCCCGCGGGGGTAAGCGCGTCACCTCCGCTGAATCCGAGGGCGGCGAATCCGTCCTCGAGAAGTACTCGATCGACCTCACGGAGCGGGCGCGTTCCGGAAAACTCGACCCGGTCATCGGCCGAGACCAGGAGATCCGCCGCGTGGTCCAGGTGCTGGCCAGGCGCACCAAGAACAACCCGGTGCTGATCGGTGAGCCCGGCGTCGGCAAGACCGCCGTCGTCGAGGGCCTCGCCCAGCGCCTCGTGGCAGGCGACGTGCCGGATTCGCTGAAGGGCAGGCGGCTGGTGTCGCTCGACCTCGCGTCGATGGTGGCCGGCGCCAAGTACCGCGGTGAGTTCGAGGAGCGGCTCAAGGCCGTGCTGAACGAGATCAAGGAGGCCGAGGGCCAGATCGTCACGTTCATCGACGAACTCCACACCGTCGTCGGCGCCGGCGCGTCCGGTGAGGGCGCCATGGACGCGGGCAACATGCTCAAGCCCATGCTCGCGCGCGGTGAGCTGCGGATGATCGGCGCCACCACGCTCGATGAGTACCGCGAGCGCATCGAGAAGGACCCCGCGCTGGAGCGGCGCTTCCAGCAGGTCTACGTGGGGGAGCCCTCCGTCGACGACACCGTGGCCATCCTGCGCGGCCTCCGCGAGCGGTACGAGGCGCACCACAAGGTACGCATCACGGATTCCGCGCTGGTCGCGGCCGCCGAGCTGTCGAACCGCTACATCACCAGCCGGCAGCTGCCGGACAAGGCCATCGACCTCGTCGACGAGGCCGCGTCGCGCCTGCGGATGGAGATCGACTCCTCACCGGAGGAGATCGACATGCTCCGCCGCGACGTGGACCGCATGACCATGCAGAAGTTCCACCTCGAGAAGGAGGACGACGAGGCCTCGCGCGAGCGCCTCGCCGCCCTGAACGCCGAGCTCGCCGACGCGCAGGAGAAGCTGCGCGGACTCGAGACCCGGTGGGAATCGGAGAAGTCCGGCCTCAACCGGGTGGGCGACCTGAAGGAGCGCATCGACCAACTGCGCATGGAGGCAGATCGCGCCCAGCGCGAGGGCGACCTCACCAAGGCCTCCACCATCCTCTACGGCGAGATCCCGGCCGCGGAGAAGGAGTTGGCGGAGGCGGAGGCCTCCGACGCCACGCCGTCGATGGTCTCCGAAGAGGTCAGCGCCGGCGACATCGCCGAGGTCGTCGCCGCGTGGACGGGCGTGCCCGTCGGGCGCCTGCTGCAGGGCGAATCCGAGAAGCTGCTCCAGATGGAGGAGCGCATCGGTGAGCGCCTCATCGGCCAGCGGTCCGCCGTCGTGGCTGTGTCCGACGCCGTGCGCCGCTCGCGCGCCGGCATCTCGGACCCGAACCGGCCCACCGGTTCGTTCCTGTTCCTCGGCCCCACCGGTGTCGGTAAGACCGAGCTGGCCAAGGCGCTGGCGGATTTCCTGTTCGACGACGAGACCGCGCTGGTGCGCATCGACATGAGCGAGTACTCCGAGAAGCACTCGGTGGCCCGTCTCGTCGGTGCTCCTCCGGGCTACGTCGGCTACGAGGAGGGCGGCCAGCTCACCGAAGCGGTGCGTCGCCGGCCCTACTCGGTGATCCTGCTCGACGAGGTGGAGAAGGCGCACCCGGATCTGTTCAACATCCTGCTGCAGGTGCTCGACGACGGCAGGCTGACGGACGGCCAGGGCCGCACCGTCGACTTCCGCAACACGCTGCTGATCATGACCTCGAACCTTGGTTCGCAGTTCATGGCGGATCCGCTCCTCGACCGCGAGGAGAAGGAGAAGTCGGTCATGTCCGTGGTGCGGCAGGCGTTCCGGCCGGAGTTCCTCAACCGCCTCGACGAGGTGGTGCTGTTCGATGCCCTGAGCCGGGAGGAACTCAGCCAGATCGTCGACATCCAGCTGCGGCGCCTCAACGCGCGGCTGGCCAGCCGTCGGATCGCCGTCGAGGTGTCCGACGCGGCGAAGCTGTGGCTGGGTGAGGCCGGCTTCGACCCCGTCTACGGGGCGCGGCCGCTGCGTCGCCTGGTGCAGTCCACCATCGAAGACGACCTGGCCCGCGGCCTGCTGTCCGGCGCGATCAACGACGGCCAGACCGTGCGCTTCGACAGGGTGGACGACGGCATCGCCATCGTCGCCTGAGTTCGTCGGCGCCGGTCAGGCCCCGTCGTCGATCATTCGCACCAGCCGTACCCGCCGTACCACTTCTCCCCGGCGGTGATCAGGTCGACCACAGCAGGGTCGCCGCTCTCGTCGAAGGTGTTGGCGCTGAAGGAGAGCCACGAGTCGCCCTCGCGGAGGTAGAACAGGCTGTTCTCCTCGGTGAGGGCGGCTCCGTAGGCGGCCTTCAACTGGTCCACCGTCTGGCCCAGGCGGAAGGTTGAGACGCCGCCCGCGCCGTCGGTGATCTTGACCTGCGGCGATCGCACGATGAGTTGGTCCATCACCGGGCTCGACCAGACGCCGTAGCGGTTCACGAACGAGTCCGGCGTCTCGACGGTGGAGCAGGTGCTCCCGTCCTCCCGCACGTAGCTCTTGTCCACCTTGAACCCCAGCGTCTTGGCGTCGAAGTCCGAGATGTCGGCTTGGAGGGGGCCGAAGCCGGTGGGGGTCAGGACCGCCCGGTCCAACACGATGGGCGGTACGGCGGTGACGGGTGGCACGGTGGGCGTGGCGAACAGGACCTGGTTGTTGAACACCCAGCCCTGACGCAGCCAGGGGCTGCCCCCCTCCGTGGAGACGTACCGGGTCCAGATGTAGCTGCGGCACGCCCCATGCCCGGTGGCGGCGGTGTCGCATTCGGTCCGCCATGGGCGGCCGGCGCTGACGAACTGCCCGGTGGTGGCCAGCGGGTTGCCCGCCCAGGCCACGCGGTGGGAGGGCAGGTACGTGAGGTTGTTGAAGTGCCAACCGGTCTCGTTGATGTACTGGGTGCCCTGGTGGACCACGATGGTGGACCACAGGTTCGTGGTGCAGCGCACGACGGTGGAACTGTACTTGGCGCACGCGGTGCTCCAGAGCCGTCCGTTGACCCTCTGGTTGCCCGGGGTGTTGTAGACCGTCACGACCGGTCCGTTGGTGTCGTAGACGGGCGCGGCATGCGCCGTTGAGGCGGTGAATCCGGTCATAGCTGTGGCCGCCGCGACTGCTGTGAGGGCGACGCGTCTGATGAATCCCATTGCTCCCCCAAGGAGTTGATTCGGTGCTTTCAGCCTAGTCCTGCCACCGACATTTATGGGGCGAGTGGGAAGGTACGCTGGTGCTCATGGCTGGGGACTTCATGCGCATCGGGGATGCTGAACGCGACGACGCTGTCGGGATGCTCCGCGAGCACCACGCCACCGGCCGGTTGAGCTCGGAGGAATTCGACGACCGGATGTCGCGCGCGCTGAGCGCCCGCACGGAGAGCGACCTGACGTCACTTTTTCTGGACCTCCCCAACCCCAAGCCGGGCAGCCCGTACCCCGCCTCGGCGCCGTCGCCGCAGCCCGTGGTGCCGCCGGTCTACGGCTACGACCTCAACACGCAGGGCTACGGCTACGACCAGCAGCCCATGCCGTACGCCGAGCCCAATGCGCCTGTCCAGCTGGGTAAGCCTCCGCGCCCCTGGTACGCGCAGTGGTGGATGATCTTTGTGGGCATCGCGCTGGCCGGGGCACTGGACTGGGGCTTCCTCGTGGTGCTCATGGCGCTGTGGATCTGGCTGATCTACCCCATGGTGTTCGAGAACCGACGCGGCCTCAGCGCGGCGCCGAGCATGGAGCCGCCTCGCCCCCTGACCTACTCGGAGCGCGAGTACGTCATGGACGAGGTGCGCGCTGGCCGCAAGATCAACGCCGTCAAGCGTTACCGCGAACTCACCGGGGCGGATCTCCGCACGGCGAAGAACACCGTCGACTCCTGGGGACGGCAGATCGGCCGCTAGCTGGTTCCGCCGCCGGGCAGGAACAGTCGTTCATCGCCCGAGTTGGCGTTGTAGAACCCCACGCCGTGCTTGGCCGCCAGCGAACGACCGGTCCTGGCCGCCTTCTCTGCCCCGCCGTCGGGGCAGCTCGCCATCGTGACGGTGCGGCCGAAGCGATACGTGGTGGTGCCGTCGTCGTCGGCGTAGGGGCCGTTGAGGGCGGGGAAGTGGCCCGAGAAATCAGAGAACCAGTTGCGGAGGGCGACGGTGCCCGCGTCGGGGTCGTCGTCCGGGGCGCTCTGCCGCTGGAACCAGGCGACGAAGGCGTCGTCGTCGGTGGGGGCGCCCACGGGATCGAACACGGCGATGTCGTAGCTCATGTGCCGACGTTAGTCCCCCCTGTCTCGGCCCGTGGGGGGAATGGTTGGATGGGTCCATGGCCAACCTCCACGATGTGCGGCGCGACTACACCGGCGCGCCCCTGCCCGACGATGTCGCCTCGGTTGAACCCTGGGGGCTGCTCGACGACTGGGTCAACGATGCGCTCGCCGTCGGGGAACCGGAGCCGACTGCCGTCACGCTGGCCACCATTGACGCCGACGGTCGTCCGCAGGCGCGGATCGTGCTGCTGAAGGAGATCTCGCCGGACGGGCTGGTGGTCTTCACCAGCTACGAGTCGGCCAAGGGGCGGGAGTTGGCTGAGCACCCCGTCGCCTCCGTGTCGTTCTGGTGGCCGATCCAGATGCGGCAGGTCCGGGCGGTCGGCTCGGTGACCAGGCTGGCGCGGGAGCGGTCCGAGGAGTACTTCGCCAAGCGCCCCCGCGAGAGCCAGTTGGAGGCGTGGGCCTCGCACCAGTCGTCGCCGATCGGCTCCCGCGACGACCTGGTGGCCGCGGTGGAGGAGACCCGGCGGCGTTTCGAGGGCGGGGACGTGCCGTGCCCGCCGCACTGGGGCGGGTACGTGCTCAGCGTCGACACCTTCGAGTTCTGGCAGGGGCTGCCGGGTCGCCTGCATGACCGGGTGGTCTGCCGGCGCACCGCCGATGGGTGGGCGAACGAGCGCCTGCAACCGTGAGCGCCCTTCCTCCAGCTATGTGGGTGTGTGGGCCTCGCTCCATGGGGGAGGGTTGCACCCCCATATAGGTGGAGAGATGTGACCTCGGTCAGTCTGCTGCCGCGAGACCTGCGATGACCCGCAGTTCTGACGCCTCCGGCAGGGACCAGTCCACGTCGGTGTCGTCGTCGGGGTACGGCTCCATCATGTGCGACAGGTACGAGAGCTGCCCGTCCTCGATGTCGAGCATGAGCACGTGGGTGGCCCCGTCGCGCGTGAAGGTGGCGCTCGCCGGGAACGTGTAGCTGTCCAGGAGCGTGAGGGGAGCCTCGGGGTCCGGCACCAGCAGGTAGTGGCCGTCCTCGTCGCGGCACACGGCGTCCTCGAGCTGGACCCGCAGTTCCTCGCTGCCGTAGTCGTCGACCGCGTCGAGCAGCGCGGAGATGACCGCCCGCGCCTCGGCCGGGAGCGGCT includes these proteins:
- the treS gene encoding maltose alpha-D-glucosyltransferase, producing the protein MTTTPENPVPEQIDDDELLEASFDQQRFAARPARLRPRARRRSDDQGPIAPPFTASGANRAYVEWLEEQSMLHDANQISRQVAGKHLMWAHPYAHPDPRAAVQRASVWFTAYPLSHMTDRAQSFLGSLGSQELWEAFSSIGIEAVHTGPVKLAGGLHGWEPTPSVDGHFDRISMAIDPLFGNEAEFREMCETAQKYHGTIIDDIVPGHTGKGADFRLAELNYRDYPGVFHMVDIPPEHWSLLPDVPEGRDSVNLSPEAEQALSDEGLIIGALQRVIFYEPGVKETNWSCTPPIVDYKGVERRWVYLHYFKEGQPTINWLDPTCAGMRLVMGDALHSQLDLGSRGLRLDANGFLGVEKTFGSPAWSEGHPLSLAANQLIGSLVRKVGGFTFQELNLSIDDIARTGTVGPDLSYDFITRPAAQFSLATGDTEFLRLVLREAMRLGIDQASLVHAMQNHDELTYELVHFTTTHRDDEYTLGGQTYTGGELAEHVRETMREKLTGPAAPYNSLFTTNGIASTTASIVAASLGFTDLDAISDSEARRISNAHLLLCMFNAWQPGVFALSGWDLVGALPLDREEVKALTAMGDTRWIERGAYDLLGVAPDAKKSASGMPRARALYGSVPDQLKRETSFASRLAAVLKVRKRNGLPTGALVDVPEVGDKALLVMVNELETGTTQITALNFGGEKLSARVQSDKLPSGRVFDLSTRRKVGTVDDLGGFTVELPAYGGQAMIIRD
- the clpB gene encoding ATP-dependent chaperone ClpB produces the protein MNTERLTTKSRDAVTAAVRQALTNGNPNTEPVHLLHGLLLTPDNTVGALLEAVGAGAAQVDAAAVAAIKKLPSTSGSSVSQPALSGPFARVLAAAETLADSLGDDFVATEHLLIGLATIASDAKTILDNAGVTADALKASFEASRGGKRVTSAESEGGESVLEKYSIDLTERARSGKLDPVIGRDQEIRRVVQVLARRTKNNPVLIGEPGVGKTAVVEGLAQRLVAGDVPDSLKGRRLVSLDLASMVAGAKYRGEFEERLKAVLNEIKEAEGQIVTFIDELHTVVGAGASGEGAMDAGNMLKPMLARGELRMIGATTLDEYRERIEKDPALERRFQQVYVGEPSVDDTVAILRGLRERYEAHHKVRITDSALVAAAELSNRYITSRQLPDKAIDLVDEAASRLRMEIDSSPEEIDMLRRDVDRMTMQKFHLEKEDDEASRERLAALNAELADAQEKLRGLETRWESEKSGLNRVGDLKERIDQLRMEADRAQREGDLTKASTILYGEIPAAEKELAEAEASDATPSMVSEEVSAGDIAEVVAAWTGVPVGRLLQGESEKLLQMEERIGERLIGQRSAVVAVSDAVRRSRAGISDPNRPTGSFLFLGPTGVGKTELAKALADFLFDDETALVRIDMSEYSEKHSVARLVGAPPGYVGYEEGGQLTEAVRRRPYSVILLDEVEKAHPDLFNILLQVLDDGRLTDGQGRTVDFRNTLLIMTSNLGSQFMADPLLDREEKEKSVMSVVRQAFRPEFLNRLDEVVLFDALSREELSQIVDIQLRRLNARLASRRIAVEVSDAAKLWLGEAGFDPVYGARPLRRLVQSTIEDDLARGLLSGAINDGQTVRFDRVDDGIAIVA
- a CDS encoding DUF1707 domain-containing protein, which codes for MAGDFMRIGDAERDDAVGMLREHHATGRLSSEEFDDRMSRALSARTESDLTSLFLDLPNPKPGSPYPASAPSPQPVVPPVYGYDLNTQGYGYDQQPMPYAEPNAPVQLGKPPRPWYAQWWMIFVGIALAGALDWGFLVVLMALWIWLIYPMVFENRRGLSAAPSMEPPRPLTYSEREYVMDEVRAGRKINAVKRYRELTGADLRTAKNTVDSWGRQIGR
- the pdxH gene encoding pyridoxamine 5'-phosphate oxidase, yielding MANLHDVRRDYTGAPLPDDVASVEPWGLLDDWVNDALAVGEPEPTAVTLATIDADGRPQARIVLLKEISPDGLVVFTSYESAKGRELAEHPVASVSFWWPIQMRQVRAVGSVTRLARERSEEYFAKRPRESQLEAWASHQSSPIGSRDDLVAAVEETRRRFEGGDVPCPPHWGGYVLSVDTFEFWQGLPGRLHDRVVCRRTADGWANERLQP